One part of the uncultured Celeribacter sp. genome encodes these proteins:
- a CDS encoding glucan biosynthesis protein G gives MVKTHTTSPSWTRRRLLGSLSATAVFAGFGAGALAQEDAGADAAADVAQPVPATQPFSFDGLIAEMRGFAQEPDQPITLDDSFLTQLTYDDYRLIRFNPELARFADVERSHFELQAFHMGWLFKEPVRMFEVAEGAATPMRFDTDDFIYEREARDHVPEHAELPGVAGFRLHSPLNRPDIMDELVAFQGASYFRALGRGSAYGLSARGLAVNTGLQVAEEFPRFTRFWIERPAPDAPTITVWAAMGSASLTGAYQFVITPGRETVMDVTAQLFFRKDIEQLGVAPLTSMFLYGDRNRARFDDFRPAVHDSDGLAIHRANGDRVWRPLANPAKLESSYFKEETPRAFGLFQRDREFSHFEDAAAHYEKRPSCLVEPLGDWGKGTVRLVEIPSDLEVNDNIVAFWVPETPARAGEEMSLRYRLRWGDLAPDPLGDLAYVKASRAGVGGVSGVKNTDGSRKFVIDFAGGPLARLPGGARDDLTVEARATHGKIITQVLQYLPDANIWRLVLDVQAEGEVVELSAHVAGYDQKLTETWLYQWTNAS, from the coding sequence ATGGTAAAGACACACACCACTTCTCCGTCCTGGACGCGGCGTCGCCTGTTGGGCAGCCTGTCTGCAACAGCCGTGTTCGCGGGATTTGGCGCAGGCGCCCTGGCACAGGAAGACGCTGGGGCGGATGCCGCCGCTGATGTTGCGCAGCCCGTACCTGCCACGCAGCCGTTCAGCTTTGATGGGCTGATTGCCGAAATGCGCGGATTTGCGCAGGAGCCGGATCAGCCGATCACGTTGGACGACAGCTTTCTGACCCAGCTCACCTATGACGACTACAGGTTGATCCGGTTCAATCCTGAGCTGGCGCGGTTTGCCGATGTCGAGCGCAGCCATTTCGAGTTGCAGGCCTTCCATATGGGATGGCTGTTCAAAGAACCCGTGCGCATGTTTGAGGTGGCAGAGGGTGCGGCGACGCCGATGCGCTTTGACACCGATGATTTCATCTATGAACGCGAGGCGCGCGATCATGTGCCGGAACATGCAGAACTGCCGGGGGTGGCGGGGTTCCGTCTGCACAGTCCGCTGAATCGTCCCGACATCATGGACGAACTGGTGGCCTTTCAGGGGGCATCCTATTTTCGTGCCTTGGGGCGCGGGTCCGCCTATGGGCTTTCCGCGCGCGGTCTGGCAGTGAACACAGGCTTGCAGGTGGCCGAGGAATTCCCGCGGTTCACCCGTTTCTGGATCGAACGTCCGGCCCCGGATGCCCCCACGATCACCGTTTGGGCGGCGATGGGAAGCGCGTCGCTGACCGGCGCCTATCAATTCGTGATCACGCCGGGGCGCGAAACGGTTATGGATGTGACCGCGCAGCTCTTTTTCCGCAAGGACATCGAACAGCTTGGCGTGGCGCCGCTGACCTCGATGTTCCTCTATGGGGATCGCAACCGCGCGCGGTTCGACGACTTCCGCCCTGCGGTCCATGACAGCGATGGTCTGGCCATTCACCGCGCCAATGGCGACCGGGTCTGGCGCCCCTTGGCGAACCCGGCCAAGCTCGAGTCCAGCTATTTCAAGGAAGAGACCCCGCGCGCCTTTGGCCTGTTCCAGCGTGATCGGGAATTTTCCCATTTCGAAGATGCTGCCGCGCATTATGAAAAGCGCCCCTCCTGTCTTGTGGAACCGCTCGGGGACTGGGGCAAAGGCACGGTGCGCCTTGTCGAAATCCCCTCCGATCTGGAGGTCAACGACAACATCGTGGCGTTCTGGGTGCCTGAAACCCCGGCCCGCGCGGGCGAGGAAATGTCGCTGCGCTATCGTCTGCGCTGGGGTGATCTGGCGCCTGATCCGCTGGGCGATCTGGCCTATGTGAAAGCGTCGCGGGCTGGTGTCGGCGGTGTGTCGGGTGTGAAGAACACCGATGGATCGCGTAAATTCGTGATCGACTTTGCGGGGGGGCCGCTGGCGCGGCTTCCGGGCGGCGCTCGCGATGATTTGACGGTCGAGGCCCGGGCTACGCACGGGAAAATTATCACCCAGGTCTTGCAATACCTGCCCGACGCCAACATCTGGCGTCTTGTGCTGGATGTTCAGGCAGAGGGGGAGGTTGTGGAACTTTCAGCCCATGTTGCTGGTTATGACCAGAAGCTTACTGAAACATGGCTCTATCAATGGACAAACGCATCATGA
- a CDS encoding YjbF family lipoprotein, translating into MTVRRLAVLALVSLGVMAGCSSQPGETEIYGRLSPLAAKPQLTERFQALLEAEAPQVVVNLPARDLDSIRFVKDVTSADGVDTWVTGNNRAIYMQRGVITGSRGLGGDLAAADVSQILPLIYGLKGGTAERVMSQYRGDDSVVPERFTCKVSNQGLWQGQGADEIGPTILMQEDCSNARTGFRNFYWMSPDGQRMRQSRQWVSDDLQYLPMRAL; encoded by the coding sequence ATGACTGTTCGCAGACTGGCCGTTCTGGCCCTCGTGTCTTTGGGTGTGATGGCCGGGTGTTCCAGCCAGCCCGGCGAGACCGAAATCTATGGCCGCCTGTCTCCGCTCGCCGCCAAGCCGCAGCTGACAGAACGGTTTCAGGCGCTGCTGGAGGCAGAAGCGCCGCAGGTGGTTGTCAACCTGCCCGCCCGTGATCTGGACAGCATCCGCTTTGTCAAAGACGTGACCTCTGCCGATGGTGTGGACACATGGGTGACCGGGAACAACCGGGCCATCTATATGCAGCGTGGCGTGATCACCGGCTCGCGCGGGTTGGGGGGCGATCTGGCTGCGGCGGATGTGTCGCAGATCCTGCCGCTGATCTACGGTTTGAAGGGCGGCACGGCAGAGCGGGTCATGTCGCAATATCGCGGCGACGATTCGGTCGTGCCGGAACGGTTCACCTGCAAAGTGAGCAATCAGGGACTGTGGCAGGGGCAAGGGGCGGATGAAATCGGCCCGACGATCCTGATGCAGGAAGACTGTTCGAATGCGCGCACAGGCTTTCGCAACTTCTATTGGATGAGCCCGGATGGGCAGCGAATGCGCCAGTCCCGCCAATGGGTGAGCGATGATCTGCAATACCTGCCGATGCGGGCCCTTTGA
- a CDS encoding OpgC domain-containing protein: MTTQRQASDADAVRTAPAIGPKSGFRDPRLDFFRGLSLIMIYINHIPKTMFEHITSRNFGLSDAAEGFVFMSGCAVALAYGPRLAQGLSWQGMARPWKRAWTLYQVHILTTVLAIAIVGLATWLSHEHEVLKHNSFDMLWEQPWQVGFGLITLGHQFGYINILPMYAALMLAAPFLVRLGQRQPYALLGVSVAVWLLAAYFRINLPNYPLPGGWFFNPVSWQLVFSLGILTGLGLRGGTRFVPARRWLLVLTGGWLLFCLLWVKNDDVMRMMNRSLAYLRDHGAFFLFVNFDKTYVAVPRLAHFLALAYVLSWPRFVPAVTGSRLMAPVRLFGRYGLWVFATGTVLSILGQVIKSVHPAGVAQDAVLIFGGLAIQWGVARWRDHKRQPRPDFKLA; the protein is encoded by the coding sequence ATGACAACACAGCGACAGGCATCCGACGCGGATGCAGTGCGGACGGCGCCGGCCATCGGCCCCAAGTCCGGGTTTAGGGATCCGCGGCTGGACTTCTTCCGGGGTCTGAGCCTGATCATGATTTACATCAATCATATCCCCAAAACGATGTTCGAACATATCACCTCGCGCAACTTCGGCCTGTCCGATGCGGCGGAGGGCTTTGTGTTCATGTCCGGCTGTGCGGTGGCGCTGGCCTATGGGCCACGTCTGGCGCAGGGGCTGTCGTGGCAGGGTATGGCGCGGCCATGGAAACGGGCATGGACGCTCTATCAGGTGCATATCCTGACCACGGTGCTGGCGATCGCAATCGTGGGACTGGCCACTTGGCTGAGCCATGAACATGAAGTGTTGAAGCACAACTCTTTCGACATGCTCTGGGAGCAGCCTTGGCAGGTCGGCTTCGGTCTGATCACGCTGGGGCACCAGTTCGGCTATATCAATATCCTGCCCATGTATGCGGCGCTGATGCTGGCGGCCCCGTTTCTGGTGCGACTGGGACAGCGCCAGCCCTATGCGCTGTTGGGGGTGAGCGTGGCGGTCTGGTTGCTGGCTGCCTATTTCCGGATCAACCTGCCGAACTATCCGCTGCCCGGGGGCTGGTTTTTCAACCCGGTGTCCTGGCAACTGGTGTTTTCGCTGGGCATCCTGACCGGGCTTGGGCTCAGGGGCGGAACGCGCTTCGTGCCCGCGCGGCGCTGGTTGTTGGTGCTGACCGGCGGCTGGCTGCTTTTCTGTCTGCTCTGGGTCAAGAATGACGACGTGATGCGGATGATGAACCGGTCTCTGGCCTATTTGCGCGATCACGGGGCGTTCTTCCTGTTTGTGAATTTCGACAAGACATATGTCGCCGTGCCGCGTCTGGCGCATTTTCTGGCGCTGGCCTATGTGCTGTCATGGCCGCGCTTCGTGCCTGCGGTGACGGGGTCGCGACTGATGGCGCCTGTGCGTCTCTTTGGCCGCTATGGTCTGTGGGTCTTTGCCACCGGCACGGTGCTGTCGATCCTTGGGCAGGTGATCAAATCCGTGCACCCGGCAGGTGTTGCGCAGGATGCTGTGTTGATCTTTGGCGGTCTGGCCATCCAATGGGGCGTAGCGCGCTGGCGCGACCACAAACGGCAGCCCCGCCCGGATTTCAAACTGGCCTGA
- a CDS encoding benzoate/H(+) symporter BenE family transporter, with product MLAKLKLSHLVAGALAVLVGYTSSVAIIFRAIEVLGATQAQANSWMLALGLGMGISGIILSLRYKMPILTAWSTPGAALLVISLNGVSIEEATGAFLLCAVLLTLTGLTGWFEKLSHLIPTDIANAMLAGILFRFGLDVFTSLQTDVPMVATLCLTYLALKRMAPRYAIPGVLMVGVLWCWLTGSFAQDTQLSLALARPEFVMPQFSLPVLIGVGLPLYIVTMASQNVPGVAVLQAAGYRPPVSASLTVTGLTSLILAPFGGYAFNLAAITAAICAGEDADEDPQSRYISALVAGLVYCLVGLFGATVIGLFLIAPKALIVTIAGLALLSTIGNSLSAALDQAAHREAALVTFMATVSGIAFFNIGAPFWALLLGLMVRQILKPRP from the coding sequence GCGCGACACAGGCGCAGGCCAACAGCTGGATGCTGGCACTGGGGCTGGGCATGGGGATCAGCGGCATCATCCTGTCCCTCAGATACAAGATGCCCATCCTCACAGCCTGGTCGACCCCCGGCGCCGCCCTTCTGGTCATCAGCCTGAATGGCGTCTCCATCGAAGAGGCCACGGGGGCCTTTCTACTTTGCGCCGTGCTGCTCACCCTGACCGGGCTGACCGGATGGTTTGAAAAACTGTCACACCTGATCCCCACAGACATTGCCAATGCGATGCTGGCGGGCATCCTGTTCCGCTTCGGTCTGGATGTCTTCACCTCGCTGCAGACAGATGTGCCCATGGTCGCAACGCTCTGCCTGACCTATCTCGCCCTGAAACGCATGGCGCCGCGCTATGCCATCCCCGGCGTTCTTATGGTCGGCGTTCTGTGGTGCTGGCTCACAGGCAGCTTTGCTCAGGACACGCAGCTCAGCCTGGCGCTGGCGCGACCAGAATTTGTCATGCCGCAGTTCTCTCTGCCGGTGCTGATCGGCGTCGGACTGCCGCTCTATATCGTCACCATGGCCTCGCAAAACGTGCCCGGCGTCGCGGTCCTGCAAGCCGCAGGATACCGCCCGCCGGTCTCGGCAAGCCTCACCGTCACCGGGCTGACCAGCCTGATCCTTGCGCCCTTCGGCGGCTATGCCTTTAACCTTGCGGCCATCACCGCGGCGATCTGCGCCGGAGAGGACGCGGACGAAGATCCGCAGAGCCGCTACATCTCGGCACTGGTCGCGGGGCTGGTCTATTGCCTTGTCGGGCTGTTCGGCGCCACCGTGATCGGCCTATTCCTGATTGCCCCCAAGGCCCTGATCGTCACCATCGCGGGGCTGGCGCTGCTGTCGACCATTGGCAACAGCCTGAGCGCCGCTCTCGACCAAGCCGCCCATCGCGAGGCCGCCCTGGTCACCTTTATGGCCACTGTGTCCGGAATCGCCTTTTTCAACATCGGCGCACCATTCTGGGCGCTGCTGCTCGGCCTTATGGTGCGACAGATCCTGAAACCGCGCCCTTGA
- a CDS encoding YjbH domain-containing protein, with amino-acid sequence MTPAAATADSKASSFGTPGVIDMPTAEVFEDGLLLPTLTYSEGVLKQTLAFQITPRVFGSFRYSVLQDYGTNGGTLYDRSFDVGILLMRESKSWPSVVVGLRDFGGTGVYGGEYIAATKHIGDRLALTGGIGWGRLGSYGGFENPLGVLGDRFKTRDNETVGKGGQPSVKQWFTGDAAFFAGVRYALNDQWTLRAEYSSDAYVAEVERMGYDRATPINVGLSYGFDNGTMVTGFLRHGTDLGLIASFPLHPDRPAMAGGVSDAPPTILPRDSVAGRSWRAAAGEENAGQRRLRADMAAQGLRIEALNVSGSTATVHMDNLKYGAGAQALGRAARVMANTLPASVEQFRIVLTEQVMPVSVTMMTRADLEAFEHHVDGSREMRARSDIRDGWGSGERGAEMAFARFDWSLTPYLQTSLFDPDDPFRIDVGLQAYGAFSPRRGLVFSGALRQPVAGSLDGITRRSDSILPHVRSDAGRYAVEADAELKFLTAEYFFRPGRDLFGRLTAGYLETMYGGVSGEILWAPVDNRLALGLELNYARQRDFDQLFGFQDYDVVTGHASAYYDFGNGFVGQLDAGRYLAGDWGATVTLERAFKNGVRVGAFATFTDVSFDDFGEGSFDKGIRITLPIDWLSGEPSREDFAMTIRPILRDGGARLNVRNRLYGVVHEAQTQRLEDRWGLFWR; translated from the coding sequence ATGACCCCCGCAGCAGCCACAGCAGATAGCAAGGCCTCCAGTTTCGGAACGCCGGGCGTGATCGATATGCCCACGGCCGAGGTCTTCGAAGACGGGCTTTTGCTGCCGACGCTGACCTATTCCGAAGGTGTGTTGAAACAGACGCTGGCCTTTCAGATCACGCCGCGCGTGTTCGGCTCTTTCCGGTATTCGGTGCTGCAGGATTATGGCACCAATGGCGGCACGCTCTATGATCGCAGTTTCGATGTCGGGATCCTCCTGATGCGGGAAAGCAAATCCTGGCCGTCTGTGGTGGTCGGGCTGCGCGATTTCGGTGGCACCGGTGTCTATGGCGGTGAATATATCGCGGCGACGAAACATATCGGCGACCGGCTGGCACTGACCGGTGGGATCGGCTGGGGACGTCTGGGCAGCTATGGCGGGTTTGAAAACCCTCTGGGTGTTTTGGGTGACCGGTTCAAAACCCGTGACAATGAAACCGTTGGCAAAGGCGGGCAGCCTTCGGTCAAGCAGTGGTTCACCGGCGATGCTGCGTTTTTTGCCGGGGTGCGCTACGCATTGAACGATCAGTGGACGCTGCGGGCCGAGTACTCCTCGGATGCATATGTGGCAGAGGTGGAACGCATGGGCTACGACCGTGCGACGCCAATCAACGTCGGGTTGAGCTACGGGTTTGACAATGGCACCATGGTGACCGGCTTTCTGCGCCACGGCACGGATCTTGGTTTGATCGCGAGTTTTCCGTTGCATCCGGATCGTCCTGCGATGGCGGGCGGGGTATCGGATGCGCCGCCTACGATCTTGCCGCGCGATAGCGTGGCCGGACGTAGCTGGCGCGCGGCTGCGGGTGAAGAAAACGCCGGGCAGCGACGTTTGCGCGCCGATATGGCGGCGCAGGGGCTTCGGATCGAGGCGCTGAACGTGTCCGGGTCGACGGCGACCGTCCATATGGACAATCTGAAATACGGGGCTGGGGCGCAGGCACTGGGGCGCGCGGCACGGGTGATGGCAAACACATTGCCGGCCTCTGTGGAGCAGTTTCGTATTGTTCTGACGGAGCAAGTCATGCCGGTGTCGGTGACGATGATGACGCGTGCGGATCTTGAGGCTTTTGAACACCATGTCGATGGCAGCCGCGAAATGCGCGCCCGGTCGGATATTCGCGACGGTTGGGGCAGCGGGGAGCGGGGGGCAGAAATGGCTTTTGCGCGGTTCGACTGGAGCCTGACCCCCTATTTGCAGACGTCGCTTTTCGATCCGGACGATCCGTTTCGCATCGATGTCGGGCTGCAGGCCTATGGCGCGTTTTCACCCCGGCGGGGGCTGGTCTTCAGCGGCGCGCTGCGTCAGCCGGTTGCCGGGTCGCTCGATGGCATCACCCGTAGATCAGATTCGATTTTGCCCCATGTGCGCTCGGATGCCGGTCGCTATGCGGTCGAGGCCGATGCGGAGCTGAAATTCCTGACCGCGGAATACTTCTTTCGCCCCGGGCGGGATCTGTTCGGGCGTCTGACGGCGGGCTATCTGGAAACCATGTATGGTGGGGTGTCCGGCGAGATCCTCTGGGCGCCGGTCGACAACCGGCTCGCGCTTGGGCTGGAATTGAATTACGCCCGGCAGCGGGATTTCGACCAGCTGTTTGGCTTTCAGGACTATGATGTCGTGACCGGGCATGCCTCGGCCTATTACGATTTCGGCAACGGTTTCGTCGGGCAACTCGATGCCGGGCGCTATCTGGCCGGGGATTGGGGCGCGACGGTGACGCTGGAGCGCGCTTTCAAGAACGGTGTGCGGGTTGGGGCCTTTGCGACGTTCACGGATGTGTCCTTCGATGATTTTGGAGAGGGATCTTTCGACAAGGGGATACGTATCACCCTGCCGATCGACTGGCTGAGCGGGGAGCCCTCGCGGGAGGATTTCGCGATGACCATTCGTCCGATCTTGCGGGATGGCGGTGCGCGTCTGAACGTGCGCAATCGTCTCTATGGTGTTGTGCATGAGGCGCAGACGCAGCGGTTGGAAGACCGTTGGGGTCTGTTCTGGCGGTAA
- a CDS encoding HlyD family type I secretion periplasmic adaptor subunit, whose product MLGFAALLVLVGGLGVWGARADIAGAVIAPGVVQLESNRQVVQHPQGGVVAEIVARDGDRVEAGEVVLRLDETRLLSELAIVEAQLFEILARKSRLEAERDDTTELTVPEELQRAMGARAEVSALVAGQRRLMQARAETVRQELEQMGEQVAQINRQIEGAGAQLAATRAQHDLVGAELADSTSLQERGLMQASRVSALKREIARLAGETGRLEAVIAELTGQISVLRLQQLRLRSARREEAITTLRDLEYREMELRERRLALRETQSRLALRSPVSGIVTGSQVFALQAVLSPAQPVMYVIPQDQPYVVRARVDTLHIDQVHVGQAAALRFPTFQRRQTPELQGRVRQISADAFVDDRSGQSFYQADIAVDDGEFARLDGLSILPGMPAEVYFRTEMRTAMSYLTKPMTDYFSKAFRER is encoded by the coding sequence ATGCTCGGGTTTGCTGCGCTTCTTGTGCTGGTCGGCGGGCTCGGCGTCTGGGGCGCGCGGGCCGATATCGCAGGGGCGGTCATCGCACCCGGTGTGGTGCAACTCGAAAGCAATCGGCAGGTTGTGCAACACCCCCAGGGTGGCGTCGTGGCCGAGATCGTTGCCCGCGATGGAGATCGAGTTGAGGCCGGCGAGGTTGTCCTGCGTCTGGATGAGACGCGTCTGTTGTCTGAATTGGCCATCGTAGAAGCGCAATTGTTTGAAATACTTGCGCGAAAGTCGCGCCTTGAGGCGGAGCGGGACGACACAACAGAGCTGACCGTGCCCGAGGAACTGCAGCGGGCCATGGGCGCGCGGGCAGAGGTGTCCGCGCTGGTGGCCGGGCAGCGTCGTCTGATGCAGGCCCGTGCAGAGACTGTCCGGCAAGAGCTGGAACAGATGGGGGAACAGGTCGCGCAGATCAATCGCCAGATCGAGGGCGCCGGTGCGCAACTTGCCGCCACGCGCGCGCAGCATGATCTGGTGGGGGCGGAACTGGCCGACAGCACCAGCCTGCAGGAACGGGGGTTGATGCAGGCCTCGCGCGTCTCGGCCCTCAAGCGTGAGATTGCGCGTCTGGCGGGCGAAACCGGCCGGCTGGAGGCGGTGATCGCCGAACTGACCGGGCAGATCTCTGTTCTGCGCCTGCAACAACTGCGCCTCAGGAGCGCCCGGCGCGAAGAGGCGATCACGACGCTGCGCGATCTTGAATATCGGGAGATGGAATTGCGCGAACGGCGGCTGGCGCTGCGCGAAACCCAGTCGCGGCTGGCGTTGCGCAGTCCGGTTTCGGGAATCGTGACCGGATCGCAGGTCTTCGCCTTGCAGGCGGTGCTGTCGCCAGCCCAGCCGGTGATGTATGTCATCCCGCAGGATCAGCCCTATGTGGTTCGCGCCCGCGTTGATACGTTGCACATCGATCAGGTCCATGTCGGTCAGGCGGCTGCGCTGCGGTTTCCCACCTTTCAGCGGCGCCAGACCCCGGAATTGCAGGGCCGCGTGCGCCAGATTTCCGCAGACGCTTTCGTGGATGATCGCTCCGGCCAGTCCTTTTATCAGGCCGATATTGCGGTGGATGACGGCGAGTTCGCGCGGCTGGATGGGTTGTCGATCCTGCCGGGCATGCCGGCAGAGGTCTATTTTCGCACCGAGATGCGCACGGCCATGTCCTATCTAACGAAGCCCATGACAGATTATTTTTCCAAAGCCTTCCGCGAGAGATGA
- the mdoH gene encoding glucans biosynthesis glucosyltransferase MdoH — MSEHRGAAAGRMALRAAMISLAVLAALSAFVLAIQFEEADGLTVLDWVRAGLILISTLWLAWGSVQALIGLTTSARRPEYEADALIRGRTCVLMPIYNEDPMETFSRVAAMDASLKLAGDPAEIHFAILSDTRDEVAGARELEMFRHLVRDCHGLGRFFYRRRKDNIGKKAGNIEDFITRSGGAYDYALILDADSLMEGETILQMIRRMEAEPKLGLLQTLPKIVRARSRFGRAMQFSAAFFSPVFARGLAMVQGATGPFWGHNALVRVSAFAQSCGLPALRGKPPFGGHVMSHDYVEAALLARNGWMVRLDDDLEGSFEEGPENMVDHAKRDRRWCQGNLQHLRIIGAPRLKMWSRFVFAQGIMAYVAPLFWLGFIIASIGAPLLAPPPDYFPEPGWPFPYFPPSEASKAIGLAIGIFGLLLLPKILIAFRSVLRGQARGFGGAGRVALSTLSELLLSSLTAPVLLMYSTRSVIQVLQGRDGGWPTNNRGDGTLSWSVAVSASWWVVLIGLGGLVASWLFAPALFWWLMPVGVPMILSPVLMRWTSLPTKSPIWTVPSEIAPAPIMEIHDRILRRWGLELTAEAEGAAVATAVEAVAMTPELQA; from the coding sequence ATGTCTGAGCATCGGGGGGCTGCGGCTGGGCGCATGGCGCTGCGCGCGGCGATGATTTCATTGGCGGTTCTGGCCGCGCTGAGCGCATTCGTTCTGGCCATCCAGTTCGAAGAGGCCGACGGACTGACTGTGCTCGACTGGGTGCGTGCCGGGCTGATCCTGATTTCAACGCTGTGGCTGGCCTGGGGGTCGGTGCAGGCGCTGATCGGGCTGACCACGTCGGCGCGCAGGCCGGAATATGAAGCAGACGCGCTCATTCGTGGACGCACCTGCGTGTTGATGCCGATCTATAACGAAGACCCGATGGAGACCTTTTCGAGGGTCGCGGCGATGGATGCGTCTCTGAAACTGGCCGGGGACCCCGCAGAGATCCATTTTGCAATCCTGTCAGACACTCGCGATGAAGTGGCGGGGGCGCGCGAACTGGAGATGTTCAGGCATCTCGTGCGCGACTGCCACGGTTTGGGCCGTTTCTTTTACCGCCGGCGCAAGGACAACATCGGCAAGAAAGCGGGCAATATCGAAGATTTCATCACCCGGTCCGGTGGTGCTTATGATTATGCGCTGATCCTCGATGCCGACAGTTTGATGGAAGGCGAGACGATCCTGCAGATGATCCGACGGATGGAAGCCGAGCCGAAGCTGGGCCTGTTGCAGACCCTGCCGAAGATCGTTCGCGCGCGGTCCCGTTTCGGGCGTGCGATGCAGTTCTCTGCCGCTTTCTTTTCGCCAGTCTTTGCCCGCGGGCTGGCCATGGTGCAGGGGGCAACGGGTCCGTTCTGGGGCCATAATGCGCTGGTGCGGGTCAGTGCTTTTGCCCAGTCTTGCGGCTTGCCGGCGTTGCGGGGCAAGCCCCCCTTCGGCGGTCATGTCATGAGCCACGATTATGTCGAAGCTGCGCTTCTGGCACGCAATGGCTGGATGGTGCGACTGGATGACGATCTGGAAGGTTCGTTCGAGGAAGGCCCGGAAAACATGGTGGATCACGCCAAGCGGGACCGCCGTTGGTGTCAGGGCAATTTGCAGCATTTGCGGATCATTGGCGCCCCGCGTCTGAAGATGTGGTCGCGCTTTGTTTTTGCTCAGGGCATTATGGCCTATGTCGCGCCGTTGTTCTGGCTGGGCTTTATCATCGCTTCAATCGGTGCGCCGCTTCTGGCGCCGCCGCCGGATTATTTCCCCGAACCTGGCTGGCCTTTCCCCTATTTTCCACCCTCTGAGGCCTCCAAAGCCATCGGACTTGCTATCGGGATTTTCGGTTTGCTGCTCTTGCCCAAGATTCTGATCGCGTTCAGGTCTGTTTTGCGCGGTCAGGCGCGCGGATTTGGGGGGGCGGGACGCGTGGCGTTGTCGACGCTGTCGGAGCTCCTGTTGTCCTCGCTCACCGCACCGGTGCTGTTGATGTATTCCACCCGCTCGGTGATCCAGGTGTTGCAAGGACGGGACGGCGGCTGGCCGACCAACAACCGTGGCGACGGCACGCTGAGCTGGTCGGTGGCGGTTTCCGCCTCCTGGTGGGTTGTGCTGATCGGTCTGGGCGGGCTGGTGGCGTCTTGGCTGTTTGCGCCTGCGCTGTTCTGGTGGCTGATGCCTGTGGGGGTGCCGATGATCCTCTCGCCGGTGCTGATGCGCTGGACCTCTTTGCCAACCAAAAGCCCGATCTGGACCGTGCCCAGCGAAATCGCTCCGGCGCCGATCATGGAGATCCATGACCGCATTTTGCGCCGCTGGGGTCTGGAACTGACCGCTGAGGCCGAAGGCGCAGCGGTTGCCACTGCGGTCGAGGCCGTCGCGATGACGCCCGAATTGCAGGCCTGA